From Candidatus Pedobacter colombiensis, one genomic window encodes:
- a CDS encoding erythromycin esterase family protein, translating to MESNLEHSKALDPLLERIGDAHCVLLGEASHGTHEYYTWRTAISKRLIEEKGFNFIAIEGDWPDCYRLNRYIKGYDSADKSPEEMLRSFRRWPTWMWANWEVTALISWLKDYNKQLYPNKKIGFYGLDVYSLWESLYVITEYLEGTDPATAAIAKKAIQCFEPYDRDEYRYAREQATIADSCRDTLVSMLTEIRKKASGYNHDPEAALNTEQNANVAVNAEEYYRNMTGFNDNTWNLRESHMIETLYRLRKFHGAGAKTIIWAHNTHIGDARYTNMHAEGMVNLGQLLREEMGLQDVVLVGFGSYQGTVIAAKEWGGEMEEMNVPEAHPGSVEELLHQDAATDRLLIFERDKKQRFDKMMPHRAIGVIYHPKRESYGASVLSSRYDAFIYIDQTMALHPLYLRPDGHQIPETYPFSY from the coding sequence ATGGAATCTAATCTTGAACATTCAAAAGCCCTGGATCCTTTATTGGAGCGGATCGGTGATGCACATTGCGTATTACTTGGAGAAGCTTCCCATGGCACGCACGAATATTACACCTGGCGTACGGCTATATCGAAAAGACTGATTGAGGAAAAAGGTTTTAATTTTATTGCCATAGAAGGAGACTGGCCCGATTGTTACCGGCTGAACCGTTATATCAAAGGATACGATTCAGCAGATAAAAGTCCCGAAGAAATGCTGAGAAGTTTTAGAAGATGGCCAACCTGGATGTGGGCAAACTGGGAGGTAACGGCACTGATCAGCTGGCTTAAAGATTACAATAAGCAGCTTTATCCCAATAAAAAGATTGGTTTTTATGGCCTGGATGTCTATAGCCTATGGGAATCGTTATATGTCATTACTGAATACCTGGAAGGCACAGATCCGGCCACAGCAGCAATTGCGAAAAAGGCCATTCAATGTTTTGAACCTTATGACCGTGACGAGTACAGGTATGCCAGGGAGCAAGCTACCATAGCTGATTCTTGTCGGGATACACTGGTGAGCATGTTAACTGAAATCCGTAAAAAAGCCTCAGGATATAACCATGATCCTGAAGCTGCGCTGAATACTGAACAGAATGCGAATGTCGCTGTAAATGCAGAAGAATACTACAGGAACATGACCGGCTTTAATGACAATACCTGGAACCTGAGGGAGTCGCATATGATAGAAACCCTTTATCGGCTGCGCAAATTTCATGGGGCCGGAGCTAAAACCATTATATGGGCACACAATACACACATTGGTGATGCCAGATATACCAATATGCATGCCGAAGGCATGGTCAACCTGGGCCAGCTGCTAAGAGAAGAAATGGGGCTTCAGGATGTGGTACTCGTTGGCTTTGGATCTTATCAGGGAACAGTAATTGCAGCAAAAGAGTGGGGTGGAGAAATGGAAGAGATGAATGTTCCCGAAGCTCATCCGGGAAGTGTAGAAGAACTGCTGCATCAGGATGCTGCGACAGACAGACTCTTAATATTTGAAAGAGACAAAAAACAGCGCTTTGATAAGATGATGCCCCATAGGGCCATTGGAGTTATCTATCACCCGAAAAGGGAAAGTTATGGGGCCTCTGTATTGAGTTCCAGGTATGATGCCTTCATTTATATTGATCAGACTATGGCACTGCATCCTTTATACCTTAGACCAGATGGTCATCAAATTCCCGAAACTTATCCTTTTTCCTATTAA
- the galB gene encoding beta-galactosidase GalB — protein sequence MNKLTRINLLFFFIMLSWIGNVIAQTKSNGVRERILINKGWRFYKYEPSQKTDELIYDVRPDVNVDVDKIAADAKPTEAVTVKDSIPVLKSYIMPTGNDFLKDKNKAYVRPKGNPGQDFPFVQSSFNDSSWEQINLPHDWAIKGPFYQGDNSPVGGGMGRLPIQGVAWYRKKLDIPKSDAGKSIFLDVDGAMSYAMVWLNGKLIGGWPNGYTSWRVDLTPYLIPGGNNQLAIRLDNPLSSSRWYPGGGIYRNVWLTKVDPVHVAHWGTFLKTSNISVKSAKIDLEVKIDNNSRKDEHLDVATAIYLLDKNGNKSGTQVASIAPIQLTVQALGKGKVQGGVMIANPKLWFPEQHSNRYVAVTTVSAKGKIVDIYETPFGIRDVKLDPVQGLFINGKKTVIKGVNQHADLGALGMAFNERAAERQLEMLREMGCNAIRMSHNPPTPELLELTDRMGFLVIDEIFDSWERKKTPLDFHLIFPEWHEQDLRALIKRDRNHPSVILWSFGNEVGEQYTDKEGALVAKKLYDIVKDEDPTRLTTVAMNYSKPNMPLPGVVDVIGLNYQGEGIRNGDAYAGLKGINTAPMFPGFHEKFPDKPILSTENAAAVSSRGEYLFPVYGGNSSPIRDTLGGNPKSHQVSAYELYSVDFGASPDKVFATMAKHPFVAGGFVWSGWDYLGEPTPYYSSRSSYFGIIDLAGFKKDRFYLYQSQWRPEVPMVHILPHWNWPERVGKVTPVHVFTSGDEAELFLNGKSLGRKKMADFEYRLRWDQLSYEPGELKVIAYKAGKVWAEETVKTTGAPKKLVLSADRATIKDDGVDLSFITVKVTDEHGLMVPNAKQLIKFTIDGPGEIVATDNGDATNMVSFAAHERDAFNGLCLVIVRAKAAQSGVIRITASSAGLGSGTMVVNTSASR from the coding sequence ATGAACAAGTTAACTCGAATCAACCTTCTTTTTTTCTTCATAATGTTAAGCTGGATAGGGAATGTGATTGCTCAGACTAAGTCAAATGGGGTAAGGGAACGTATATTGATCAATAAAGGATGGCGGTTTTATAAATACGAACCCAGTCAAAAGACAGATGAGTTGATATATGATGTGCGTCCGGATGTAAATGTGGATGTAGATAAGATTGCTGCTGATGCCAAGCCAACAGAAGCTGTAACGGTAAAGGATTCCATTCCGGTTCTCAAATCTTATATTATGCCAACGGGCAATGATTTCTTAAAAGATAAAAATAAAGCATATGTGCGTCCTAAGGGTAATCCTGGTCAGGACTTCCCCTTTGTGCAAAGTTCTTTTAATGATAGCTCATGGGAGCAGATCAATCTGCCGCATGACTGGGCGATTAAAGGGCCATTTTATCAAGGAGACAATTCGCCGGTTGGTGGTGGTATGGGACGTTTACCTATACAAGGAGTGGCATGGTATCGAAAAAAGCTGGATATCCCTAAGTCTGATGCCGGTAAATCTATTTTTCTTGATGTGGATGGTGCAATGTCTTATGCTATGGTATGGCTAAATGGGAAATTGATTGGGGGATGGCCAAACGGGTATACTTCCTGGCGCGTCGACCTTACACCTTACCTTATTCCCGGAGGTAACAATCAGCTTGCCATTCGTTTAGATAATCCCTTAAGTTCTTCCCGCTGGTATCCGGGTGGAGGTATTTATAGAAATGTCTGGCTCACTAAAGTTGACCCTGTACATGTGGCTCATTGGGGAACATTTTTGAAAACCAGCAATATTTCAGTAAAATCTGCAAAAATAGATCTGGAAGTTAAAATAGATAACAATTCACGTAAAGATGAGCATTTGGATGTGGCCACTGCAATCTATTTATTAGATAAAAACGGCAACAAGTCGGGTACTCAGGTGGCTTCGATAGCACCAATTCAACTAACAGTTCAAGCGCTTGGAAAGGGGAAGGTACAAGGAGGAGTTATGATTGCTAACCCTAAACTCTGGTTTCCGGAACAGCACAGTAACCGTTATGTGGCAGTGACTACCGTTTCTGCAAAGGGCAAGATTGTAGACATTTATGAAACACCTTTCGGTATTCGTGATGTAAAACTAGATCCTGTGCAAGGCCTTTTTATCAATGGGAAGAAAACCGTAATTAAGGGAGTTAATCAGCATGCCGATCTTGGAGCGCTTGGTATGGCTTTCAATGAGCGTGCAGCAGAGCGCCAACTCGAGATGCTTCGCGAAATGGGTTGCAATGCCATCCGTATGTCACACAATCCACCTACACCTGAATTACTTGAGCTAACCGATCGTATGGGCTTTTTGGTTATCGATGAAATCTTTGACTCCTGGGAGCGGAAAAAGACACCCTTAGATTTTCACCTGATTTTTCCTGAATGGCATGAACAGGATCTAAGGGCATTAATCAAACGTGATCGCAATCACCCTTCAGTAATTCTTTGGAGTTTCGGAAATGAAGTAGGGGAGCAATATACCGATAAGGAAGGCGCTTTGGTAGCCAAAAAACTATACGATATTGTAAAGGATGAGGATCCAACCCGATTAACCACAGTAGCCATGAATTATTCCAAGCCCAATATGCCACTTCCCGGAGTAGTAGATGTAATTGGTCTGAATTATCAAGGGGAAGGGATACGGAATGGTGATGCCTATGCAGGACTAAAAGGGATCAACACTGCACCCATGTTCCCAGGGTTCCATGAGAAATTTCCGGATAAGCCAATTCTGAGCACAGAAAATGCAGCCGCGGTGAGTAGTCGCGGTGAGTATCTTTTTCCGGTTTATGGAGGAAATAGTTCGCCAATCAGGGATACCCTGGGTGGAAACCCAAAGAGCCACCAGGTCAGTGCTTATGAGTTGTACTCGGTAGATTTTGGTGCTTCGCCTGATAAAGTTTTCGCTACTATGGCTAAACATCCCTTTGTAGCAGGTGGCTTTGTATGGAGCGGCTGGGATTACCTTGGCGAACCTACGCCTTATTACAGTTCAAGGAGTTCTTATTTCGGCATCATCGACTTAGCCGGATTTAAAAAGGACCGCTTTTACCTTTACCAATCGCAATGGCGACCGGAAGTCCCTATGGTGCATATATTGCCACATTGGAATTGGCCGGAAAGAGTTGGTAAAGTGACACCAGTGCATGTTTTTACCTCGGGTGATGAAGCAGAATTGTTCCTTAATGGAAAGTCGCTGGGCAGAAAGAAAATGGCAGATTTTGAATATCGACTCCGCTGGGATCAGCTTAGCTATGAACCCGGTGAATTAAAGGTGATCGCCTACAAAGCTGGAAAAGTATGGGCTGAGGAAACTGTTAAAACAACAGGAGCACCCAAAAAACTGGTGCTGTCGGCAGATCGGGCTACCATTAAAGATGATGGCGTTGATTTGTCCTTTATTACCGTTAAGGTAACTGATGAGCATGGATTGATGGTTCCAAATGCAAAGCAGCTGATCAAATTTACCATTGACGGTCCGGGAGAAATTGTGGCAACCGATAATGGTGATGCGACTAACATGGTTTCTTTTGCTGCTCATGAGCGTGATGCTTTCAATGGACTTTGTCTGGTGATTGTCCGTGCTAAGGCGGCACAGTCAGGGGTAATCAGGATAACCGCAAGTTCAGCCGGGCTTGGAAGTGGCACCATGGTCGTAAATACTTCGGCATCCAGATAA
- a CDS encoding CusA/CzcA family heavy metal efflux RND transporter, with translation MLNNIIAFSVRNKLIIALFMLALIGYGSYEVTKLPIDAVPDITDNQVQVITIAPSFGATDIERLVTYPIEQANSNISGLKEIRSFSRFGLSLVTIVFDDATDIYWARQQVSERLQQVQSQIPPGIGVPELGPVSTGLGEIYQYVVKPKPGYAGKYNETDLRTIQDWIVRRQLLGVKGIAEVSSFGGKLKHYSIEVNPNELSSHGISITDVFNALEKNNQNTGGAYIEKGPTVLYIRSQGLFKSTNDIENTLIKTTAGGSPLFIKDIATVKTGYATRYGAMCYNDEGEVAGAVVMMLKGANSSEVIKNVKDRILQIQKTLPEGVIIEPFLDRTKMVNNAIGTVSQNLLEGALIVVFVLVLFLGNFRAGILVASVIPLAMLFAIIMMNLFGVSGNLMSLGALDFGLIVDGAVIIVEAVMHRLSHGKHSKANDRLSQQEMDMEVNGSASKMMNSAVFGQIIILVVYLPIFTLQGIEGKMFKPMAQTVAFALLGAFILSLTYIPMMSAVFLSKKTKHVPNISDRILASIERNYQAALGYIMNFPKMVMLGVGSLFILSIFLLTNLGGEFIPALEEGDFAVDTRVLPGSSITTTIVNTQKAAKILKNQFPEVEKVVTKIGSGEVPTDPMPMEASDMMVILKPKKEWTSAKTFNELSEKMGKALQDVPGITAGFQFPVQMRFNELMTGARQDVVCKIFGEDLDTLSHYANQLGKIINTVDGAKNLYVETVVGMPQIIIDYNRNALAQYDLNIEDVNKIVNTALAGQSTGLLFEGEKRFEVVVRISGSEKRDLKDIQNLLIPTPKGNQIALYQLADVQIKDGPNQIQREDAKRRIVVGFNVRGRDVQTIVKELQQKVNQQMKLPAGYYVSYGGAFENLNAAKNRLMIAVPVSLLLIFLLLYFAFNSLKQGLLIYSAIPLSAIGGILFLAMRGMPFSISAGVGFIALFGVAVLNGIVLISEFNQLKQEGVKDLKRIVLMGTKVRLRPVLMTAFVASLGFLPMALSNGAGAEVQRPLATVVIGGLLIATFLTLFVLPILYIMFETGFKTAIKKPAITGATLLLLMGMTSITHAQTPITLQAAIDTAVKNNLTVKNEKLKAQYRQTLISTSANIPQANVFAEGGQINSSYTDTKFGISQSFSFPTVYARQNKLLHEDWKSSVLAVALGTASLKKEVSQVFYMMVYLQQKKNLLLQADSLYTAFYKKAELRLLKGESNILEKTSAETLLAQIELQLRQVEADEEISQLQFQVLLNSTSTFKPVAEIKPIAVHELNRFDPGAHPEIKVVLQEQQIAKAAIAVEKSKLLPELSLGYNNGSIRGIGADEKFYTASNRFSSVQLGLGIPIFAGYLKGKINSARINMELAESNYELSLQKLSGTYQSTLAQYRKYRGTVEYFEAKSLKNADLIAKTATQQLNSGNINYLEWVQLINQATAVKSDYLEAVKNLNETLILLNYLTHP, from the coding sequence ATGCTGAATAACATTATTGCTTTTTCCGTTAGGAATAAGCTCATTATTGCGCTTTTTATGCTCGCCCTGATCGGATATGGCAGCTATGAAGTGACTAAACTGCCCATCGATGCTGTTCCTGACATCACCGATAACCAGGTGCAGGTAATTACCATTGCACCTTCATTTGGTGCTACAGATATTGAGCGGCTGGTTACCTACCCGATTGAACAGGCCAATAGTAATATATCTGGTCTCAAAGAAATCCGGAGCTTTTCCAGGTTTGGTTTATCCCTGGTGACTATAGTTTTTGATGATGCGACTGATATCTACTGGGCTCGTCAACAAGTCTCCGAACGTTTACAGCAAGTACAATCACAAATCCCACCTGGTATTGGCGTTCCTGAACTTGGCCCGGTTAGCACCGGTCTGGGAGAAATCTACCAGTATGTAGTAAAACCAAAACCAGGCTATGCAGGCAAATATAATGAGACAGATTTGCGTACTATACAAGACTGGATCGTGCGCCGGCAATTACTAGGCGTAAAGGGAATTGCAGAGGTAAGCAGCTTCGGTGGCAAACTCAAGCACTATTCGATTGAAGTCAACCCAAATGAACTATCATCGCACGGCATTAGCATCACTGATGTGTTCAATGCGCTTGAAAAAAATAACCAAAATACCGGGGGTGCTTACATCGAAAAAGGACCAACGGTTTTGTACATCAGGAGCCAGGGGCTTTTTAAAAGTACGAACGATATTGAAAATACATTGATCAAAACTACTGCGGGAGGCAGTCCGCTTTTCATTAAAGACATTGCCACCGTTAAAACCGGCTACGCTACGCGCTATGGAGCCATGTGCTACAATGATGAAGGCGAAGTTGCCGGAGCTGTGGTGATGATGCTAAAGGGGGCCAACAGCAGTGAGGTTATCAAAAATGTTAAAGACCGCATCTTACAGATCCAGAAAACCTTGCCTGAAGGAGTAATCATTGAGCCTTTTTTAGACCGCACAAAGATGGTTAACAATGCCATTGGCACCGTAAGCCAAAATTTGCTGGAAGGTGCACTGATCGTTGTCTTCGTACTTGTCTTATTCTTAGGTAATTTCAGAGCCGGTATTTTAGTCGCCTCTGTGATTCCCCTGGCGATGTTATTTGCCATCATCATGATGAACCTTTTTGGGGTTAGCGGCAATCTGATGAGTCTGGGAGCACTGGATTTCGGCCTGATTGTAGATGGGGCAGTTATCATCGTTGAGGCGGTCATGCACCGGTTGAGCCATGGCAAACACAGCAAAGCCAATGATCGGCTAAGTCAGCAAGAGATGGACATGGAGGTGAATGGCTCTGCCAGTAAAATGATGAACAGCGCGGTGTTTGGCCAAATCATTATCCTGGTGGTTTATCTTCCTATTTTTACCCTCCAGGGGATTGAAGGAAAAATGTTTAAACCCATGGCGCAAACTGTTGCTTTTGCACTACTGGGCGCTTTTATACTTTCACTCACCTACATACCTATGATGAGTGCGGTTTTTCTAAGCAAAAAAACAAAGCATGTCCCAAACATCTCGGATCGGATATTGGCCTCCATAGAACGAAACTACCAGGCAGCATTAGGCTATATCATGAATTTCCCGAAGATGGTGATGCTGGGTGTTGGCAGTTTATTTATCCTATCCATATTTCTGCTAACCAACCTTGGTGGAGAATTTATACCCGCCTTAGAAGAAGGTGATTTTGCTGTTGATACCAGGGTATTGCCGGGAAGCAGCATCACAACTACAATTGTCAATACACAAAAGGCGGCAAAGATCTTAAAAAATCAATTTCCGGAAGTAGAAAAAGTAGTCACCAAAATAGGGAGTGGCGAAGTACCAACAGATCCAATGCCTATGGAGGCAAGTGATATGATGGTGATCCTGAAACCTAAAAAGGAATGGACTTCTGCGAAAACATTTAATGAGCTGTCTGAAAAAATGGGGAAAGCCCTGCAGGATGTACCGGGGATTACTGCCGGATTTCAATTTCCTGTTCAGATGAGGTTCAATGAGCTGATGACCGGGGCAAGGCAGGATGTGGTCTGCAAAATATTCGGTGAAGACTTAGATACTTTATCCCATTACGCTAATCAGCTGGGCAAGATCATCAACACTGTTGATGGCGCAAAAAACCTCTATGTAGAAACAGTAGTCGGTATGCCTCAGATCATTATCGATTACAACCGCAATGCATTGGCCCAATATGATCTAAACATTGAGGATGTAAATAAAATTGTAAACACGGCTCTGGCAGGACAAAGTACAGGACTGCTGTTTGAAGGTGAAAAACGCTTTGAGGTGGTGGTCAGAATTAGTGGATCAGAAAAAAGGGATTTAAAGGATATTCAAAATCTGTTGATCCCAACCCCTAAAGGCAACCAGATAGCCTTATATCAATTGGCAGATGTTCAGATCAAAGATGGACCCAATCAAATACAGCGGGAAGATGCGAAAAGGAGAATTGTGGTAGGCTTTAATGTACGTGGAAGAGATGTACAAACAATTGTCAAAGAACTTCAGCAAAAGGTAAATCAGCAGATGAAGCTTCCTGCAGGTTATTATGTAAGCTATGGGGGCGCCTTTGAAAATTTAAATGCGGCAAAGAATCGTTTAATGATAGCCGTTCCTGTTTCTTTGTTACTCATCTTCTTACTGCTTTATTTTGCTTTCAATTCCTTGAAACAGGGCTTATTGATTTATTCGGCGATTCCACTATCTGCCATTGGGGGCATTTTATTTCTGGCCATGAGAGGAATGCCATTTAGCATCAGTGCCGGTGTAGGTTTTATTGCACTTTTTGGTGTGGCGGTGTTAAATGGTATTGTACTGATTTCGGAATTTAATCAGCTTAAGCAGGAAGGCGTCAAAGACCTTAAGCGCATTGTGCTGATGGGTACCAAAGTGCGGTTAAGGCCTGTATTGATGACTGCCTTTGTGGCTTCATTAGGTTTTTTACCGATGGCCCTGAGCAATGGAGCAGGCGCAGAAGTTCAAAGGCCATTGGCAACGGTGGTTATTGGGGGTTTATTGATCGCTACCTTCCTCACCCTATTTGTTTTACCAATTCTATATATCATGTTTGAAACAGGCTTTAAAACAGCAATAAAGAAACCAGCCATTACCGGGGCAACACTATTACTCTTAATGGGCATGACTTCCATTACTCATGCCCAAACGCCAATAACCCTACAGGCTGCAATAGATACGGCGGTAAAAAACAACCTAACGGTAAAAAATGAAAAACTAAAGGCACAGTACCGGCAAACATTGATCAGCACTTCTGCAAACATTCCTCAAGCGAATGTTTTTGCAGAAGGCGGACAAATCAACAGCAGCTATACCGACACGAAGTTTGGAATAAGCCAGTCCTTTAGCTTTCCGACTGTTTACGCCAGGCAAAATAAGTTGTTGCACGAAGACTGGAAGAGCAGTGTGCTGGCAGTGGCGCTGGGAACGGCCAGCTTAAAGAAGGAAGTAAGCCAGGTGTTTTACATGATGGTTTACCTGCAACAAAAAAAGAATCTGCTACTTCAGGCAGATAGTCTTTATACGGCATTTTACAAAAAGGCTGAACTTCGACTTTTAAAGGGCGAAAGCAATATCCTTGAAAAAACAAGTGCAGAAACACTATTGGCACAAATTGAGCTACAATTGAGACAGGTGGAAGCTGATGAAGAGATTTCGCAGCTCCAGTTTCAAGTATTACTCAATTCAACCAGCACTTTTAAACCAGTAGCTGAAATCAAACCTATAGCTGTCCATGAGCTGAATCGCTTTGACCCTGGAGCGCACCCCGAAATTAAAGTTGTTTTGCAGGAACAACAAATAGCCAAAGCAGCTATTGCAGTCGAAAAAAGCAAGCTACTCCCTGAGTTATCATTGGGCTATAATAACGGAAGCATCAGAGGCATTGGTGCTGATGAAAAGTTCTATACAGCTTCAAACCGATTTAGTTCCGTACAGCTGGGCTTGGGTATTCCTATTTTTGCCGGGTATCTAAAGGGCAAAATCAACAGTGCCAGGATCAACATGGAACTGGCAGAAAGTAATTATGAACTGAGTTTACAAAAGCTATCCGGAACATACCAATCCACCCTTGCACAGTATCGAAAATATCGCGGGACTGTGGAATATTTCGAAGCGAAATCATTAAAAAATGCTGATTTAATTGCTAAAACAGCAACTCAACAACTAAATAGTGGAAATATCAACTACCTGGAATGGGTACAATTGATCAATCAGGCTACTGCTGTAAAAAGCGATTACCTGGAAGCAGTTAAAAACCTTAATGAAACGTTGATTCTTCTTAATTATCTAACTCATCCTTAA
- a CDS encoding efflux RND transporter periplasmic adaptor subunit encodes MRLLTYLSAMLLLISGCGQQNNTVPEDVAIDSNSVNLTAAQFKNAAITTGKVEHKQIYTTLKLNGKIDVPPQNMVSISVPLGGYLKSTNLLPGMHIKKGQVIGTVEDQQYIQLQQDYLTAKARIKYLENEYKRQKDLNQSQASSDKVFQQSEADYRSQLVLISSLKEKLSIAGINVNNISETKIIKSVNIYAPISGYVSKVNVNIGKYVTPTEVLFELVDPSDIHLALKVFERDLDKLYVGQELFAYTNNEREKKHKCTILMIGKDLSDDRNTDVHCHFENYNKRLIPGTYMNAEVEVKNATATVLPTEAIVQYEGKNFVFISKGKRTFEMIEVNTGENTNGYTAIIFASNSNMESQDFVLNGAYSLLMMMKNKEE; translated from the coding sequence ATGAGACTCCTTACCTACTTATCTGCCATGCTCCTGCTCATATCGGGCTGTGGACAGCAAAATAATACAGTTCCTGAAGATGTGGCGATCGATTCGAACAGTGTGAACCTGACAGCTGCACAATTCAAAAATGCAGCCATCACCACCGGTAAAGTGGAACACAAGCAGATCTACACCACCTTAAAGCTCAATGGAAAAATAGACGTTCCACCACAAAATATGGTATCTATCAGTGTACCTTTAGGGGGATATTTAAAATCTACCAACCTGTTGCCGGGTATGCACATTAAAAAAGGCCAGGTAATTGGTACGGTAGAAGATCAGCAATACATCCAGTTACAACAAGATTACCTGACCGCTAAGGCAAGGATCAAATATTTAGAAAATGAATATAAGAGGCAAAAGGACTTGAATCAAAGTCAGGCCAGCAGTGACAAGGTCTTTCAGCAATCAGAAGCCGATTATAGGAGTCAGCTTGTACTTATTTCATCTTTAAAAGAAAAACTGTCCATTGCGGGAATCAATGTGAACAACATCAGTGAGACTAAAATTATCAAAAGCGTAAATATTTACGCCCCCATTAGTGGCTATGTTTCAAAAGTAAATGTAAATATTGGCAAGTATGTGACGCCAACAGAGGTATTGTTTGAATTGGTTGATCCTTCTGACATCCATTTGGCATTGAAGGTATTTGAACGTGATCTGGATAAGCTCTATGTGGGACAGGAGTTATTCGCTTATACAAATAATGAACGGGAAAAGAAACATAAATGTACGATTCTAATGATCGGAAAGGACCTGTCGGACGATAGGAATACAGACGTACATTGTCATTTTGAAAACTATAATAAGCGTCTCATTCCAGGCACCTATATGAATGCGGAAGTTGAGGTTAAAAATGCAACAGCAACGGTACTTCCTACCGAAGCAATCGTACAATATGAAGGCAAAAACTTTGTTTTTATAAGTAAAGGCAAAAGGACATTCGAAATGATTGAGGTGAATACCGGCGAAAATACCAATGGCTATACAGCGATTATATTTGCAAGTAACAGCAATATGGAAAGTCAGGATTTTGTATTAAATGGAGCTTATTCTTTATTGATGATGATGAAAAATAAGGAGGAGTAA
- a CDS encoding FAD-binding oxidoreductase, which produces MATIKEFRESLRGGLIEPLDKEYDDARKVYNAMISKHPRMIARCMDVADVIRSVNFARENNILLSIRSGGHNAGGLGICEDGLVIDLSRMNYTRIDPQAKTVVVGGGCTWGDIDHATHVFGMATPSGIISTTGVGGLTTGGGIGYFTRKYGLSIDNLLSVDMVLADGSFVVANADQNQDLFWAVRGGGGNFGVVTAFTFKLHPISMVYGGPILYELSEAEEVMKWYRELIKDAPDDLNGFFAFLTVPPAAPFPEHLHLKKMCGIVWAFTGPMENAEKTFKPIRSFKTPALDFVGPLPQPVLQSMFDGLYPPGLQWYWRADFVKELSDEAITAHIRFANELPTMHSTMHLYPINGAASRISKTDTPWSYRDATWAMVIVGVDPDPVNKEKITTWTKQYWEALHPYSAGGAYVNFMMDEGEERVKATYGENYERLAAIKRKYDPNNLFRVNQNIKPHAPLTS; this is translated from the coding sequence ATGGCAACTATTAAGGAATTTAGGGAGAGTTTGAGAGGCGGCTTAATTGAACCTCTGGATAAGGAATATGATGACGCCCGTAAGGTGTACAATGCAATGATCAGCAAACATCCCCGGATGATTGCCCGTTGCATGGATGTAGCTGATGTGATACGGTCAGTGAATTTTGCAAGAGAAAATAATATACTTCTTTCCATTCGTAGTGGTGGACACAATGCCGGAGGATTAGGGATTTGTGAAGACGGATTGGTAATTGACCTTTCCAGGATGAATTATACCCGTATCGACCCACAGGCAAAAACCGTAGTGGTAGGTGGAGGATGCACCTGGGGGGATATTGACCATGCTACCCATGTGTTTGGTATGGCGACACCCAGCGGAATTATTTCTACAACTGGTGTGGGAGGTTTAACTACCGGAGGAGGTATTGGTTATTTTACCCGTAAATACGGTCTGAGTATTGATAATCTGTTATCAGTAGACATGGTGTTGGCTGACGGAAGTTTTGTTGTCGCAAATGCAGATCAAAATCAAGACTTATTTTGGGCAGTGAGGGGAGGTGGCGGAAATTTTGGCGTAGTTACTGCTTTTACATTTAAACTGCACCCTATATCGATGGTGTACGGTGGTCCTATATTATATGAGTTAAGTGAAGCTGAGGAGGTAATGAAATGGTATCGTGAACTGATAAAAGATGCACCGGATGACCTGAATGGTTTTTTTGCATTCCTAACTGTTCCTCCTGCAGCCCCTTTTCCGGAACATCTCCACCTTAAAAAAATGTGCGGTATTGTATGGGCTTTTACCGGGCCTATGGAAAACGCTGAAAAAACCTTTAAGCCTATTCGGTCTTTTAAAACTCCTGCGCTTGATTTTGTTGGTCCTTTACCCCAACCGGTTTTGCAAAGTATGTTTGACGGCTTATATCCTCCTGGTCTTCAATGGTATTGGCGTGCTGACTTTGTAAAAGAATTAAGCGATGAAGCGATTACTGCGCATATTAGGTTTGCCAATGAACTACCTACCATGCATTCAACTATGCACTTGTATCCCATTAATGGTGCGGCATCACGAATTAGTAAAACAGATACGCCCTGGAGTTACCGCGATGCTACATGGGCAATGGTGATTGTAGGTGTTGACCCAGATCCGGTAAACAAAGAAAAGATTACAACCTGGACTAAACAGTATTGGGAAGCACTTCATCCTTATTCTGCCGGCGGTGCTTATGTGAACTTTATGATGGATGAAGGAGAAGAACGCGTAAAAGCAACCTATGGTGAAAATTACGAAAGATTAGCTGCGATTAAGCGCAAGTACGATCCAAATAATTTATTTAGGGTAAATCAAAATATAAAACCCCATGCTCCATTAACCAGCTGA